One genomic region from Fictibacillus marinisediminis encodes:
- a CDS encoding DUF871 domain-containing protein: MLGISVYLGKDPDQNIKWIQKAGSFGFRKIFTSLHIPEEDASLLRERLIFLGKAAGKAGMAIMADAGPQSLKNIGISMDSLGLLREWNIDGIRADYGFSDKEIITLSQEMKIGINASTLDEGTVNNWKDNGLLTENVEAWHNFYPRQNTGIPSSFLREKNIFLKSLGLQTAAFVPGDKTLRGPVFEGLPTLEKHRKANPFHAAVELDSLQTDHILIGDVEASDETLERLSAWKDGILTLRVDWMEGEAVSGVHTNRQDAARDVIRSVESRSYAMNNGEKAAPQNPPLPRPLGSITIDNEKYGRYAGELQITKTDLPADERVNVLGQVREEDLMLLPYIGPGQKFLVL; this comes from the coding sequence ATGTTAGGAATTTCAGTCTATCTCGGGAAAGATCCTGACCAGAACATAAAGTGGATCCAAAAAGCCGGCTCCTTCGGTTTTCGAAAAATCTTCACCTCGCTTCATATTCCTGAGGAAGACGCCTCTCTTTTGCGGGAGAGGCTGATTTTTCTCGGAAAAGCGGCAGGAAAGGCCGGTATGGCCATCATGGCAGATGCAGGTCCGCAATCGCTGAAGAACATCGGCATCAGCATGGACTCACTCGGTCTGCTGCGTGAATGGAACATTGATGGCATCCGTGCTGATTACGGTTTTTCTGATAAAGAGATCATCACCTTGTCCCAGGAAATGAAAATAGGAATCAACGCGAGTACCCTTGATGAAGGAACGGTGAACAACTGGAAAGATAACGGATTGCTGACTGAAAATGTGGAAGCGTGGCATAATTTTTATCCTCGCCAAAACACAGGCATCCCCTCCTCATTCTTGCGGGAGAAGAATATCTTTTTAAAATCGCTCGGACTTCAAACGGCGGCTTTTGTACCCGGTGACAAGACCCTCAGAGGACCTGTTTTTGAAGGGCTTCCGACTCTTGAAAAGCACCGGAAAGCCAATCCTTTTCACGCCGCTGTCGAGCTGGACAGCCTTCAGACCGATCACATTTTAATCGGTGATGTGGAAGCCAGTGACGAGACGCTGGAGCGACTGTCAGCATGGAAGGACGGCATTTTAACGTTGAGAGTAGATTGGATGGAGGGAGAGGCTGTATCGGGTGTTCATACGAATCGTCAGGACGCCGCACGGGATGTGATCCGTTCCGTGGAATCCCGGTCGTATGCGATGAACAATGGTGAAAAAGCTGCGCCTCAGAATCCGCCGCTGCCCCGTCCGTTGGGAAGTATCACGATCGATAATGAAAAATACGGGAGATATGCGGGGGAACTTCAGATTACGAAGACCGATCTGCCGGCTGATGAACGAGTAAACGTGCTCGGCCAAGTTCGTGAAGAAGATCTGATGCTGCTTCCCTATATTGGTCCGGGACAAAAATTTTTAGTGCTGTGA
- a CDS encoding PTS transporter subunit EIIC has product MKKEQLMAQQIIEKLGGAENIQSLTYCMTRLRVTPKDESKVDRAGIKDIDGVMGVVGDETLQIIVGPGTVNRVADEMSRNTRLQVSALDEDGEDDLAKTTKDEINRKNATPFKLFLRKIASIFIPLIPAIVGSGLIAGITNVLVRSGVPKDVPLMQMLDMIGWGLFGYLAIFVGINTAKEFGGTPALGGAAGIMLINPALANITLFGEKLLPGRGGLIGVMLAAAFIAWSEKRIRRFVPAAVDIIVTPTLALLATGIATLFVLQPVGGFISDLITKGLLNLLDIGGIFAGIVLAGTFLPLVVTGLHQGLTPVHMELLNSIKVDPLLPILAMGGAGQVGAAFAIYFKTKNAKLKRVIKGGLPVGILGIGEPLIFGVTLPLGRPFLTACLGAAVGGAFQAFFKIGTVAIGVSGLPLAFLIKNTNQIVLYIVGLLLAYIFGFIFTWLFGYKESMAKNI; this is encoded by the coding sequence ATGAAAAAGGAACAATTAATGGCGCAGCAGATTATTGAAAAACTGGGCGGCGCCGAAAACATTCAAAGCTTAACGTACTGTATGACACGGCTTCGCGTAACGCCGAAGGATGAATCCAAAGTGGACAGAGCAGGCATCAAAGACATTGACGGGGTCATGGGAGTCGTAGGGGATGAAACCCTGCAAATCATTGTCGGACCTGGAACAGTCAACCGGGTAGCCGATGAGATGTCCAGAAATACGAGACTTCAAGTTTCGGCTCTGGATGAAGATGGAGAAGATGATCTCGCCAAGACTACGAAAGATGAAATCAACCGAAAGAACGCTACACCGTTTAAGCTGTTTCTTCGTAAAATCGCCAGCATCTTTATTCCGTTAATCCCGGCGATTGTCGGTTCCGGATTGATTGCCGGTATTACGAACGTCCTGGTACGAAGCGGAGTTCCAAAAGATGTACCATTGATGCAGATGCTCGATATGATCGGCTGGGGGCTTTTTGGTTACCTTGCGATCTTTGTCGGGATCAACACTGCAAAAGAGTTTGGCGGAACACCGGCACTTGGGGGCGCGGCCGGAATCATGCTCATCAACCCGGCGCTTGCCAACATCACGTTGTTTGGTGAAAAGCTCTTGCCAGGCCGAGGCGGTCTGATCGGTGTTATGCTTGCTGCTGCGTTTATTGCCTGGAGTGAAAAAAGAATACGCCGTTTCGTGCCGGCTGCTGTTGATATTATTGTAACTCCTACTTTAGCTTTGCTGGCTACCGGAATCGCGACACTGTTCGTTCTTCAGCCTGTGGGAGGCTTCATCTCTGATCTGATCACGAAAGGATTATTAAACCTTCTTGATATTGGCGGGATTTTTGCCGGAATCGTTCTTGCAGGTACCTTCCTTCCGCTTGTTGTTACCGGTCTGCACCAAGGTTTGACTCCTGTACACATGGAATTATTGAACTCGATTAAAGTGGATCCATTGTTACCGATTCTGGCGATGGGTGGAGCAGGCCAAGTCGGTGCAGCCTTTGCGATCTATTTCAAAACGAAAAATGCCAAGCTGAAGCGTGTCATCAAAGGCGGACTGCCTGTTGGGATCCTTGGAATCGGAGAGCCTTTGATCTTTGGTGTAACCCTCCCGCTCGGACGTCCGTTCCTTACAGCGTGTCTGGGTGCTGCTGTCGGAGGAGCATTCCAGGCCTTCTTTAAGATCGGTACAGTGGCGATTGGCGTTTCCGGACTTCCATTGGCATTCTTGATTAAAAACACGAACCAGATCGTTCTTTATATCGTCGGACTTTTACTAGCGTATATTTTCGGATTTATCTTCACATGGCTGTTTGGCTACAAAGAGTCAATGGCCAAGAATATCTAA
- a CDS encoding GntR family transcriptional regulator, protein MIDKYSPLPIYYQIEEAIKGRIEKGELQEGEMIPSEREYAETYGISRMTVRQAITNLVNDGYLTRRKGKGTFVANKKIEQKLVGLTSFTEDMKARGLSPSIKLLDFKLSEAHGKTATGLGIQAGAAVYEIQRVRLADQIPMALETTFLSADLVKGLNEKIVQGSLYQYVEEELGLSIDYATQELEASVAREAESEILGIAKGSPVLFIRRYTCLTDGRPLELVQSIYRGDRYKFIIDMQRG, encoded by the coding sequence ATGATTGATAAATACTCACCACTGCCGATCTATTATCAAATTGAAGAAGCGATCAAAGGACGGATTGAAAAAGGAGAACTTCAAGAAGGGGAGATGATTCCTTCCGAGCGGGAATACGCTGAAACTTACGGAATCAGCCGGATGACTGTCAGACAGGCGATCACCAACCTCGTCAATGATGGTTACCTGACCCGCCGAAAAGGCAAGGGAACCTTTGTCGCCAACAAAAAGATTGAGCAAAAGCTGGTCGGCCTGACGAGCTTCACAGAAGACATGAAGGCCAGAGGGCTCTCGCCATCTATCAAACTATTGGATTTTAAACTGAGTGAAGCCCATGGGAAAACGGCCACAGGTTTAGGAATTCAAGCGGGGGCTGCGGTGTATGAGATCCAGCGGGTCAGGCTCGCGGATCAAATACCGATGGCGCTTGAAACCACGTTTCTGTCGGCTGACTTGGTCAAGGGACTGAACGAAAAGATCGTACAAGGTTCACTCTATCAATACGTAGAGGAGGAGCTTGGACTCAGCATTGATTATGCAACACAGGAGCTCGAAGCCTCTGTCGCCCGCGAAGCTGAAAGCGAGATTCTTGGAATTGCAAAAGGATCGCCGGTTTTATTTATTCGAAGATACACCTGCCTGACAGACGGGCGTCCGTTGGAGCTCGTGCAGTCAATTTACCGAGGGGACCGCTATAAATTCATCATCGATATGCAGCGGGGATGA
- the nagB gene encoding glucosamine-6-phosphate deaminase, with the protein MKIIEVADYEEMSRVSAQIILEKVKSKERVTLGLATGSTPLGTYKELVRDHEENGTRFDHVHTYNLDEYVGLTSSDPESYHSYMCEHLFNRVSIPLDQTNIPNGSAEELLQECLRYDSLIESIGGVDLQLLGIGQNGHIGFNEPGTSFSSKTHVVDLTPSTLEANAEYFTDLSKQPTRALTMGISIILQSKEILLLASGEKKQDALFHLLRGEITETVPASALNMHGNVTIIADSQALKLVNSLGK; encoded by the coding sequence ATGAAAATCATTGAAGTTGCGGATTACGAGGAAATGAGCAGGGTTAGTGCCCAAATTATTTTGGAAAAAGTCAAGAGCAAGGAACGTGTCACACTGGGACTTGCGACAGGCAGCACACCGCTTGGCACGTACAAGGAGCTCGTTAGGGATCATGAGGAGAACGGAACGCGGTTTGACCATGTGCACACGTACAATCTCGATGAATATGTGGGACTGACGTCAAGCGATCCGGAAAGCTATCATTCCTACATGTGCGAGCACCTTTTTAACCGGGTGAGCATTCCGCTCGATCAAACGAACATTCCAAACGGATCGGCTGAGGAACTCCTTCAAGAATGCTTGCGCTATGACTCACTGATTGAGAGCATCGGAGGCGTCGACCTGCAGCTGCTCGGTATCGGGCAGAACGGGCATATCGGGTTTAATGAACCGGGAACGTCTTTTTCATCAAAAACACATGTGGTGGACTTAACTCCATCGACGCTTGAGGCAAACGCGGAGTATTTTACAGATCTCTCCAAACAGCCGACACGAGCACTCACGATGGGCATCTCCATCATTTTGCAAAGCAAGGAAATCCTTCTTCTCGCCTCGGGAGAAAAGAAACAGGACGCGCTGTTCCATCTGTTGCGCGGAGAAATTACAGAAACCGTACCGGCATCGGCCTTGAACATGCATGGAAATGTAACCATTATTGCAGATTCACAGGCATTAAAACTGGTGAACTCGTTAGGGAAGTGA
- the nagA gene encoding N-acetylglucosamine-6-phosphate deacetylase, with protein MKPLLITGGTIYTESGELKKGYLIIKDQQIAEVGKGADALNREDYDVLELPATSSVVPGMIDLHIHGAAGADVMDGTEEALKTMAVTLPQEGTTGFLATTMTQGEEEIESALQNVREYMGEGNPPGEAEVIGLHLEGPFISPKRAGAQPLDHIKNPDVKLFKKWQELSGNAIKLVTLAPEEPGGYELSSYLKETGVVASIGHSDAVYEEVVKSIDSGVTHATHLYNGMRGLHHREPGVAGAILLHDEITTEIIVDGIHSRPEMVKFAYRNKGSERVVLITDSMRAKCMGNGSYTLGGQDVTVDGNEATLADGTLAGSILKMKDAARNMREFTGCSTEDIIQMTAINQAKELGVYERKGSLKAGKDADVVVLNEEKDVIFTFCRGKLSYQRREDV; from the coding sequence ATGAAACCATTACTGATAACCGGAGGGACCATTTATACAGAGAGTGGCGAGCTGAAAAAGGGGTACCTCATCATTAAAGACCAGCAAATAGCAGAGGTGGGTAAAGGAGCTGATGCGTTAAATCGTGAAGATTATGATGTTCTAGAGCTGCCGGCCACGTCATCTGTTGTTCCCGGCATGATTGATCTGCACATTCATGGTGCTGCCGGCGCAGATGTGATGGATGGGACAGAGGAAGCATTAAAAACGATGGCAGTGACCCTTCCTCAAGAAGGAACGACGGGCTTTCTTGCAACAACGATGACGCAAGGCGAAGAAGAAATTGAAAGCGCACTGCAAAATGTCAGGGAGTATATGGGAGAAGGCAATCCTCCAGGGGAGGCGGAGGTGATCGGCCTTCATTTAGAAGGGCCGTTTATTTCCCCGAAGCGGGCAGGAGCCCAGCCTTTGGACCATATTAAAAACCCGGACGTCAAGCTCTTTAAGAAATGGCAGGAGCTTTCCGGCAATGCAATTAAACTCGTAACCTTGGCACCTGAAGAACCGGGTGGATATGAGCTTTCTTCCTATTTAAAAGAAACTGGAGTTGTCGCATCAATCGGCCATTCTGATGCGGTGTATGAGGAGGTTGTGAAGAGCATTGATTCAGGTGTTACGCATGCGACTCATCTGTATAACGGAATGAGAGGCCTTCACCACCGGGAGCCCGGAGTGGCAGGAGCGATTCTGCTGCATGATGAGATCACAACAGAAATCATCGTCGACGGCATTCATTCCCGGCCTGAGATGGTGAAGTTCGCCTACCGCAACAAAGGCAGCGAGCGGGTCGTACTCATTACCGATTCCATGCGGGCAAAGTGTATGGGCAATGGTTCATATACACTTGGCGGGCAGGACGTAACGGTCGATGGAAACGAAGCGACGCTGGCAGACGGTACGCTTGCCGGCAGTATCTTAAAGATGAAGGACGCAGCCCGAAACATGAGGGAGTTTACCGGGTGTTCCACGGAGGACATCATTCAGATGACCGCCATTAACCAGGCGAAAGAGCTTGGAGTTTATGAACGCAAGGGAAGTTTGAAAGCAGGCAAGGATGCCGATGTTGTCGTGCTTAACGAGGAAAAAGACGTTATCTTCACTTTCTGCCGTGGAAAACTTTCTTATCAGCGGAGGGAGGACGTATAA